One segment of Streptomyces sp. NBC_00576 DNA contains the following:
- a CDS encoding ABC transporter permease encodes MSTSPAASVEPRHTPHHHAMDSAPAPQGATGVRGVLLPVAIVLAIGSIFVSVFLAAFHAPRPHDLAVAVVGTTQQLEQITGGLELGQPGGFEVKRYADENAARHALQDRKVYAAYVTGPAKSAELLYAGANGPSVTSTVTGAFSGVAKASGDRLDVRDVVPASAGDTRGMSVFYAGFGVVLAGFLFGMMTYQMAPQLEYRWRLASLASFSVLAGVLVAVIAGSLGFAALPGPFLGIAGVIALMAAAVGSATMAFMRVFGRAGMSLAAVVLFTFGNSTSGGTLPTAYLPDWLHPFSEILPVGVGVRAVQGLSHFNNDGLTAGVVVLAAWILVAAAVLYWRDALGSRRAAVN; translated from the coding sequence ATGTCCACATCACCCGCTGCTTCCGTCGAGCCGCGTCACACACCCCATCACCACGCGATGGACAGCGCCCCAGCGCCGCAGGGCGCCACTGGGGTCAGGGGGGTTCTGCTCCCGGTCGCGATCGTGCTGGCCATCGGCTCGATCTTTGTCAGCGTGTTCCTGGCCGCCTTTCACGCCCCGCGGCCTCACGACCTTGCGGTCGCCGTCGTCGGGACGACCCAGCAACTCGAGCAGATCACCGGTGGGCTGGAACTCGGGCAGCCCGGCGGATTCGAGGTGAAGCGCTACGCCGACGAGAATGCGGCTCGCCACGCGCTGCAGGACCGAAAGGTGTACGCCGCCTACGTCACCGGCCCCGCAAAGTCCGCCGAACTGCTCTACGCCGGAGCCAACGGCCCCTCGGTGACCTCGACGGTCACCGGCGCCTTCTCCGGTGTCGCCAAGGCGAGCGGTGACCGGCTGGACGTGCGGGACGTCGTCCCGGCTTCGGCGGGCGACACCCGCGGTATGTCGGTGTTCTACGCCGGGTTCGGCGTCGTCCTGGCCGGGTTCCTGTTCGGCATGATGACGTACCAGATGGCCCCCCAGCTGGAGTACCGGTGGAGGCTGGCCAGCCTGGCCTCCTTCAGCGTCCTCGCCGGCGTCCTGGTGGCCGTGATAGCCGGAAGCCTGGGCTTCGCGGCACTGCCAGGACCCTTCCTGGGCATCGCGGGGGTCATCGCGCTGATGGCCGCAGCCGTCGGCAGCGCGACCATGGCGTTCATGCGCGTCTTCGGCAGGGCCGGGATGTCGCTGGCCGCCGTGGTCCTCTTCACCTTCGGCAACAGCACGAGCGGCGGCACGCTGCCCACCGCCTACCTGCCGGACTGGCTGCATCCGTTCTCGGAGATCCTCCCGGTGGGAGTCGGCGTACGAGCCGTCCAGGGCTTGTCCCACTTCAACAACGACGGTCTCACCGCCGGCGTCGTCGTCCTGGCGGCGTGGATCCTGGTTGCCGCTGCGGTTCTCTACTGGCGTGATGCCCTCGGGTCACGCCGCGCGGCCGTCAACTGA
- a CDS encoding MarR family winged helix-turn-helix transcriptional regulator: MSRTHADPSMRTGYLAWQMVHVMGTRLERALRSLDLTTAQHNALQHVVWTPGISTAKVARRTGFTPQSMGAAVNALVDRGLMARHDHPSNRRTVQLTATDSGAKLADRAREVVERLDMEALAVLDSAEQVVIHSLLLRVLAELNHDALPFVRTGVGEWRECKDA, encoded by the coding sequence ATGAGCCGCACTCACGCAGATCCGTCCATGCGCACGGGCTACCTGGCATGGCAGATGGTGCATGTGATGGGAACGCGTCTGGAGAGGGCGCTGCGTTCGCTCGACCTCACAACCGCGCAGCACAACGCGCTGCAGCACGTCGTCTGGACGCCCGGTATCTCCACGGCGAAGGTCGCGCGGCGGACCGGCTTCACTCCCCAGTCCATGGGGGCCGCTGTCAACGCACTGGTGGACCGTGGCCTGATGGCCCGTCATGACCACCCTTCGAACCGTAGGACCGTCCAGTTGACCGCCACGGACAGCGGCGCGAAGCTCGCCGATCGGGCGCGGGAGGTGGTGGAGCGGCTCGACATGGAAGCGCTCGCGGTCCTCGACTCCGCCGAGCAGGTAGTCATTCATTCCCTGCTGCTCCGTGTGCTCGCCGAGCTCAATCACGATGCCTTGCCGTTCGTGCGTACTGGTGTCGGAGAGTGGCGCGAGTGTAAAGATGCTTGA
- a CDS encoding (2Fe-2S)-binding protein, which yields MSTERPFQAVTTPGESPTPPSRRTFIATTTAAGGAAMAGGLVAGPPALAADESVATEAPPGSRVSLTVNGVRRTVTIDNRTSLLDLLREHLDLTGSKKGCNAGACGACTVLVDGRRVNSCLTLAVRLEGAEVTTIEGLAKGDRLHPLQQAFIDQDAFQCGFCTSGQIVSGVGCIQEGHAGSTEEIREWMSGNLCRCGCYVKIERAVEQAVGRK from the coding sequence ATGTCCACCGAACGTCCCTTCCAAGCTGTGACAACCCCTGGCGAGTCCCCGACGCCGCCCAGCCGGCGTACCTTCATCGCCACGACCACCGCTGCCGGAGGAGCCGCGATGGCCGGCGGCCTGGTCGCGGGGCCGCCCGCGCTCGCCGCCGACGAATCGGTGGCCACCGAGGCACCGCCCGGCAGCCGTGTCTCGTTGACGGTCAATGGCGTCCGGCGCACCGTCACGATCGACAACCGCACCTCGCTGCTGGATCTACTGCGCGAGCATCTCGACCTGACCGGTTCGAAGAAGGGCTGCAACGCCGGTGCCTGCGGTGCCTGTACGGTCCTGGTCGACGGACGCCGGGTCAATTCCTGTCTGACACTGGCGGTGCGCCTGGAGGGCGCCGAGGTCACCACGATCGAGGGCCTGGCCAAGGGCGACCGGCTTCACCCCCTGCAACAGGCGTTCATCGACCAGGATGCCTTCCAGTGCGGCTTCTGCACCTCGGGGCAGATCGTGTCCGGCGTCGGGTGCATCCAGGAGGGTCACGCCGGCTCCACGGAGGAGATCCGGGAGTGGATGAGCGGCAACCTCTGCCGCTGCGGCTGCTACGTGAAGATCGAGCGGGCGGTCGAGCAGGCCGTCGGCCGGAAGTGA
- a CDS encoding FAD binding domain-containing protein, which translates to MHPFTYTKVTNTREALDAGLRGGRYIAGGTTLVDLMRETVERPGSLVDIRALPLREVTVTNSGGLRIGALVSMAEAAAHTAVRAAYPVVSQALELSASAQLRNMATIGGNIMQRTRCTYFRDVSAACNKRDPGSGCAARDGFNRTHAVLGTSDHCVATHPSDVAVAFAALEATVHLLGPDGERTVPFADFLLQPGSTPNREQALKRGELITTVEIPAHPRPLKSGYLKVRDRQSYEFALTSAAVALHIRGGVIREAKVAAGGVGTVPWKLPAVERHLIGERPSDRLWAEAAEHAADGARPLAHNGFKPDLLKRTVERQLRTVGGAK; encoded by the coding sequence ATGCATCCCTTCACCTACACCAAGGTCACGAACACGCGTGAGGCTCTCGACGCGGGTCTGCGCGGCGGGCGTTACATCGCCGGCGGTACCACGCTCGTCGACCTGATGCGGGAGACCGTCGAACGCCCCGGCTCGCTGGTCGACATCAGAGCCCTGCCGCTGCGCGAGGTCACCGTCACCAACAGCGGGGGCCTGCGCATCGGCGCCCTGGTCAGCATGGCCGAGGCCGCTGCCCACACCGCGGTGCGTGCCGCCTACCCGGTTGTCTCGCAGGCGCTGGAGCTGAGCGCGTCGGCACAGCTGCGGAACATGGCGACCATCGGCGGCAACATCATGCAGCGCACCCGGTGCACGTACTTCCGTGACGTGAGCGCCGCCTGCAACAAGCGCGACCCGGGCTCCGGTTGCGCGGCGCGGGACGGATTCAACCGCACCCACGCGGTCCTTGGCACTTCCGACCACTGCGTGGCCACGCACCCCTCCGACGTCGCCGTGGCCTTCGCGGCACTGGAGGCGACCGTGCACCTGCTGGGCCCGGACGGCGAACGCACGGTGCCCTTCGCCGACTTCCTCCTCCAGCCGGGCAGCACCCCGAATCGCGAACAGGCCCTCAAACGAGGCGAGTTGATCACCACTGTGGAGATCCCGGCCCACCCGCGCCCGCTGAAGTCCGGTTACCTGAAAGTGCGCGACCGGCAGTCCTACGAGTTCGCGCTCACCTCGGCGGCGGTCGCGCTGCACATCCGCGGCGGCGTCATCCGTGAGGCGAAGGTCGCCGCCGGCGGGGTGGGCACCGTGCCGTGGAAGCTGCCCGCCGTCGAGCGCCACCTCATCGGCGAACGCCCCTCCGACCGACTGTGGGCCGAGGCCGCCGAGCACGCGGCCGACGGGGCGCGCCCCCTCGCCCACAACGGCTTCAAGCCCGATCTGCTCAAACGCACCGTCGAACGCCAGTTGCGCACCGTGGGAGGCGCCAAATGA
- a CDS encoding xanthine dehydrogenase family protein molybdopterin-binding subunit, producing MSQPQAAVGAAVPRVDARLRVTGQAKYAADNSPDGVVHAVIVESSIGRGRITGIDTRAAEAEPGVLKVISHLNAPKLPPVEGRFPPGKPLRAFQDDRVQFFGQPVAVAVAATLEIAQHAASLVKVSYAAETSSTDLSVADAAGETQTYARGDADRALDSAPVRLETTYRTARNHHNPMEPAGIVAHWDGDRLTVWEKTQYVQGTVFTLSGEFGIPPDNIRVISPFVGGAFGNAARAWVHSVIAAMAAREVKRPVKLVLTRRQMYFTVGYRPAYEYGLRLGADRRGRLTASTHDVRAESSRYETYSESVLVPGQMLYSTPNVRQAYDHVPLDVSTPWFMRGPGYASGAYPVESAMDELAHELGVDPIELRLRNEPADDESSGLPFSTRRLRECYRTGAREFGWHRRNPKPRSTRDGDWLIGMGMAAGVYDTMRSRAQASVRLDADGTALVQSSTSDMGPGTATSMSQVAADALGLTMRQVTFRLGDSLLPPAPVHAGSQTMASVGSAVQDGCDKLRGQAITLAVDDEGSPLHGADAADIVVRGGRLYVKGDPARGETYQRLLARNGRTHLEVLGSYAGAPEPERFSLYAYAAIFAEVAVDARLGLVRVRRMLGVYDAARIVNPRLADSQAIGAMTGGIGQALLEHTVTDHRDGRIVNANLADYLVPTHADMPDLKAIFIDGEDYEADPIGVKGLGEVVIVGVAPAIANAVFNATGRRIRQLPITAEALL from the coding sequence ATGAGCCAGCCACAGGCAGCAGTCGGTGCGGCGGTGCCCAGGGTCGACGCACGGCTGAGGGTGACCGGGCAAGCGAAGTACGCCGCCGACAACAGTCCCGACGGGGTTGTGCACGCGGTCATCGTGGAAAGCAGCATCGGGCGGGGCCGGATCACCGGCATCGACACCCGCGCCGCCGAAGCCGAGCCAGGCGTCCTCAAGGTGATCAGCCACCTCAACGCGCCCAAGCTGCCGCCCGTGGAAGGGCGGTTCCCGCCGGGCAAGCCGCTGCGCGCCTTTCAGGACGACCGGGTCCAGTTCTTCGGACAGCCCGTCGCGGTCGCGGTGGCGGCCACGCTGGAGATCGCACAGCACGCCGCGAGTCTGGTGAAGGTCTCCTACGCCGCCGAGACCTCCTCGACCGACCTGAGCGTCGCCGACGCCGCCGGAGAAACCCAGACCTATGCACGCGGCGACGCCGACCGGGCCCTGGACTCCGCCCCCGTCCGGCTGGAGACGACGTACCGGACGGCCCGCAACCACCACAACCCGATGGAACCGGCCGGCATCGTCGCTCACTGGGACGGCGACCGGCTGACCGTCTGGGAGAAGACCCAGTACGTGCAAGGCACCGTGTTCACCTTGTCCGGCGAGTTCGGTATCCCTCCGGACAACATCCGCGTCATCTCGCCGTTCGTCGGCGGAGCCTTCGGCAACGCCGCCCGTGCCTGGGTGCACTCCGTCATCGCGGCCATGGCCGCACGCGAAGTGAAACGCCCCGTGAAACTCGTCCTCACCCGCAGGCAGATGTACTTCACCGTGGGATACCGGCCCGCATACGAGTACGGACTGCGCCTGGGCGCCGACCGACGGGGCCGCCTGACCGCGTCGACGCACGACGTCCGCGCCGAGTCCTCCCGCTACGAGACGTACAGCGAAAGCGTTCTCGTCCCCGGCCAGATGCTCTACAGCACGCCCAACGTCCGCCAGGCGTATGACCACGTCCCGCTGGACGTGAGCACGCCGTGGTTCATGCGCGGCCCCGGCTACGCCAGCGGCGCCTACCCCGTCGAGTCGGCCATGGACGAACTCGCCCATGAACTGGGTGTGGACCCGATCGAGCTGCGCCTGCGCAACGAACCGGCCGACGACGAGTCCAGCGGCCTGCCGTTCTCCACCCGCCGCCTGCGCGAGTGCTACCGCACGGGCGCCCGTGAGTTCGGCTGGCACCGGCGCAACCCCAAGCCGCGCTCGACGCGTGACGGTGACTGGCTCATCGGCATGGGCATGGCCGCCGGCGTCTACGACACCATGCGCAGCCGGGCCCAGGCCTCGGTCCGGCTGGATGCCGACGGCACCGCCCTGGTGCAGTCCTCGACCAGCGACATGGGCCCCGGCACGGCCACGTCCATGTCCCAGGTCGCCGCCGACGCCCTCGGCCTGACCATGCGTCAGGTGACCTTCCGGCTCGGCGACTCCCTCCTGCCCCCGGCCCCCGTCCACGCCGGCTCGCAGACCATGGCCAGTGTCGGCTCCGCCGTCCAGGACGGCTGCGACAAGCTGCGGGGGCAGGCGATCACGCTCGCGGTCGACGACGAGGGGTCACCGCTGCACGGCGCCGACGCCGCCGATATCGTCGTACGAGGCGGTCGGCTGTACGTGAAGGGCGACCCCGCACGCGGGGAGACGTACCAGCGGCTCCTGGCGCGCAACGGCCGCACCCATCTCGAAGTGCTCGGTTCGTACGCCGGGGCGCCGGAACCAGAGAGGTTCTCCCTCTATGCCTACGCCGCGATCTTCGCCGAGGTGGCCGTCGACGCCCGTCTCGGCCTGGTACGGGTCCGGCGCATGCTCGGCGTCTACGACGCTGCCCGGATCGTCAACCCGCGACTCGCCGACAGTCAGGCCATCGGAGCCATGACCGGCGGGATCGGTCAGGCCCTCCTTGAGCACACGGTCACCGACCACCGCGACGGCAGGATCGTCAACGCCAACCTCGCCGACTACCTGGTGCCGACCCACGCCGACATGCCCGACCTGAAGGCGATCTTCATCGACGGGGAGGATTACGAAGCCGACCCCATCGGCGTCAAGGGGCTCGGGGAGGTCGTCATCGTCGGAGTGGCGCCCGCCATCGCCAACGCGGTGTTCAACGCCACCGGCCGCCGCATCCGCCAACTGCCCATCACCGCCGAAGCACTGCTCTGA
- a CDS encoding XdhC family protein, whose amino-acid sequence MLNIADTLYEWCGEARPFALATVIDVRGSAPLPPGTSLAVDADGNAVGGVSGGCVEAAVYELGRQILADRAAPARVAFGYSDSDAFAIGLTCGGEIDVLVQRVEPAAMPALAAALDAVTAGRPSAVAHVVEGPGELVGRMLHVPDEGAHDGTLGDESEDRAVVAQARAFLRAGRTALTDVGGGGGAESSEDGTCPRKLTVLVHVHAPRPRMLIFGAVDFAAALSQAGSFLGYRVTVCDARPVFATTARFPHADEVVTDWPHHYLAATEVDPRTAICVLTHDPKFDIPLLRLSLTLPVAYVGALGSRRTHERRIDLLREAGVPEDQLARLNSPIGLDLGARTPEETAVSITSEIIAHAHRGTGRPLSHRPGPIHRPTQPLPGLATAP is encoded by the coding sequence ATGCTGAACATCGCGGACACGCTGTACGAGTGGTGCGGCGAGGCCCGCCCCTTCGCCCTCGCCACCGTCATCGACGTGAGAGGCAGCGCACCCCTGCCACCCGGCACCTCACTGGCCGTGGACGCCGACGGCAACGCGGTCGGCGGAGTCTCCGGCGGATGCGTCGAGGCAGCGGTGTACGAACTGGGCCGCCAGATACTGGCAGACCGCGCTGCACCCGCACGCGTTGCTTTCGGTTACTCCGACTCGGATGCCTTCGCCATCGGCCTGACCTGCGGCGGAGAGATCGACGTCCTGGTACAGCGCGTGGAGCCCGCTGCCATGCCCGCCCTCGCCGCCGCCCTCGATGCCGTGACCGCAGGGCGCCCGTCGGCCGTCGCCCATGTCGTCGAGGGCCCTGGTGAACTCGTCGGCCGTATGCTCCACGTCCCCGACGAGGGCGCCCACGACGGCACTCTCGGTGACGAGAGCGAGGACCGGGCGGTCGTGGCGCAGGCGCGTGCGTTCCTGCGGGCGGGCCGAACCGCCTTGACCGACGTCGGCGGCGGGGGAGGAGCAGAGAGCTCGGAGGACGGCACCTGCCCGCGCAAGCTCACCGTCCTCGTCCACGTCCACGCGCCCCGCCCGCGCATGCTGATCTTCGGGGCCGTCGACTTCGCCGCCGCCCTCAGCCAGGCCGGGAGTTTCCTCGGCTACCGGGTCACCGTCTGTGACGCCCGCCCGGTCTTCGCGACCACCGCCCGCTTCCCGCACGCCGACGAGGTCGTCACCGACTGGCCCCACCACTACCTCGCGGCCACCGAAGTCGACCCCCGCACCGCCATCTGCGTCCTCACCCACGACCCCAAGTTCGACATCCCGCTGCTGCGCCTGTCACTGACCCTCCCCGTCGCCTACGTCGGCGCCCTGGGCTCCCGACGCACCCACGAACGCCGCATCGACCTGCTGCGGGAGGCCGGCGTCCCCGAGGACCAACTGGCCCGCCTGAACTCCCCGATCGGCTTGGACCTCGGCGCCCGCACTCCCGAGGAGACCGCTGTCTCCATCACGTCGGAGATCATCGCCCACGCCCACCGCGGCACGGGCCGGCCCCTGTCGCACCGCCCCGGCCCCATCCACCGTCCCACGCAGCCTCTGCCCGGCCTGGCGACGGCGCCCTGA
- a CDS encoding response regulator transcription factor, which yields MTIRVLLADDQALVRTSFRMLIESEPDMSVVGEAATGEEAVELARSTLADVVLMDIRMPDMDGLAATRAISADEDLAGVRVLILTTFEADEHVFQALRAGASGFLGKGVELSYLLDAIRLIAHGEALLSPMATKALIAHYLATPDRTSAPAPELTSLTERERQVLVLVAAGLSNNAIAEQLHVSPWTAKTHVNRIMTKLGVRDRAQLVVIAYQTGHAHPGA from the coding sequence ATGACCATCCGCGTTCTGCTCGCCGACGACCAGGCCCTCGTCCGTACCAGCTTCCGCATGCTCATCGAGTCGGAGCCGGACATGTCGGTCGTCGGAGAGGCGGCGACGGGCGAAGAGGCGGTCGAACTGGCCCGCAGCACCCTTGCCGATGTCGTGCTGATGGACATCCGGATGCCCGACATGGACGGCCTCGCCGCCACGCGCGCCATCTCGGCGGACGAGGACCTCGCAGGCGTACGGGTGCTGATCCTGACGACCTTCGAGGCCGACGAGCACGTCTTCCAGGCGCTGCGTGCCGGGGCCAGCGGATTCCTCGGAAAAGGCGTCGAGCTCTCCTATCTCCTCGACGCCATCCGGCTGATCGCCCACGGAGAGGCGCTGCTGTCACCCATGGCGACCAAGGCACTCATCGCCCACTACCTGGCCACACCAGACAGGACGAGCGCTCCGGCCCCGGAACTGACGAGCCTTACCGAACGCGAGCGCCAAGTACTCGTCCTCGTGGCCGCCGGCCTCTCCAACAACGCCATCGCCGAACAGCTCCACGTCTCGCCCTGGACCGCCAAGACCCACGTGAACCGCATCATGACCAAGCTCGGCGTCCGCGACCGCGCCCAACTCGTCGTGATCGCCTACCAGACCGGCCACGCCCACCCCGGCGCATGA